The Pirellulimonas nuda genome includes a region encoding these proteins:
- a CDS encoding DMP19 family protein, producing MREQPSARRRDGRLTTKDAKRHGNIKKIVAVFAVLMGGCDDRREIKHMNWDELWDKYREVDYEGLKQPEQVWLNTRAFIDSVNNGGLISFFYNSGADLYDDTVFALGELKAFEALEALESFGKLFGDDVPFDIDERNRIISAWEDNGPEVKACENVDKVLYPLFPKLEETLEAYLIEHGLDPDYGF from the coding sequence TTGAGGGAACAGCCGTCGGCGCGGCGGCGTGACGGACGGTTAACCACGAAGGATGCGAAGCGACACGGCAACATCAAGAAGATCGTCGCAGTATTCGCCGTTTTGATGGGCGGCTGTGACGATCGCCGAGAGATCAAGCACATGAACTGGGATGAGCTTTGGGATAAGTATCGAGAAGTGGACTATGAAGGCCTGAAGCAACCAGAGCAGGTTTGGCTCAACACACGTGCGTTCATCGACTCAGTGAACAACGGTGGCTTAATCAGCTTCTTCTACAATTCGGGGGCAGACTTGTACGACGACACCGTTTTCGCTCTTGGTGAATTGAAGGCGTTTGAAGCCCTCGAAGCCCTCGAATCGTTCGGCAAATTATTCGGAGATGATGTTCCTTTCGACATCGACGAACGAAATAGGATTATCAGTGCGTGGGAAGATAATGGACCCGAAGTCAAGGCCTGCGAGAATGTCGATAAGGTCTTGTATCCCCTTTTTCCTAAGCTTGAAGAGACGCTGGAAGCCTATTTGATCGAGCACGGGCTTGACCCGGATTATGGGTTTTAG
- a CDS encoding DUF58 domain-containing protein: protein MVEETVNPLDPAVLARIKGLHLRAQRIVEGYVAGLHRSPFQGFSIEFAEHREYAPGDDLRYVDWKAFAKSDKVYLKRYEEETNLIAYLALDVSQSMAYRSEGAAMSKLEYAQTAAAAIAYLVLHQQDSVAVSTFDASVRRHLRPSSSPSQLNQAITVMQETDAQEKTALGPIFHDLAERYTRRGVVIVLSDLFDDPAPLLAGLKHFHHRRHDVIVLHILDPAELDFPFQQATLFKGLEAAGDILAEPTRLRAAYQEEINAFTRQVEVGCHAQAAEYVQVRTDQPLDVVLTALLAKRSRRLK from the coding sequence GTGGTTGAAGAGACCGTAAACCCGCTCGACCCCGCGGTCCTCGCCCGCATCAAGGGCCTGCACCTGCGCGCCCAGCGGATCGTCGAGGGGTACGTCGCCGGGCTGCACCGCAGCCCGTTTCAGGGGTTCTCGATCGAGTTCGCCGAGCACCGCGAGTACGCCCCGGGGGACGACCTGCGGTACGTCGACTGGAAGGCGTTCGCCAAGAGCGACAAGGTTTATCTGAAGCGGTACGAGGAAGAGACAAACCTGATCGCGTACCTGGCGCTCGACGTCAGCCAGAGCATGGCGTACCGCAGCGAGGGCGCCGCGATGAGCAAGCTGGAGTACGCCCAGACCGCGGCCGCGGCCATCGCGTACCTGGTGCTGCATCAGCAGGACAGCGTTGCGGTGTCGACCTTTGACGCGTCGGTCCGCCGCCACCTGCGGCCCAGCAGCAGCCCCAGCCAGTTGAATCAGGCGATCACGGTGATGCAGGAGACCGACGCCCAGGAGAAGACCGCGCTCGGGCCGATCTTCCACGACCTCGCGGAGCGCTACACCCGCCGCGGCGTGGTGATTGTGCTGAGCGACTTGTTCGACGACCCCGCGCCGCTGCTGGCGGGGCTCAAACACTTCCACCACCGCCGGCACGACGTCATCGTGCTGCACATCCTCGACCCGGCCGAGCTGGACTTCCCGTTCCAACAAGCAACGCTGTTCAAGGGCCTGGAAGCGGCCGGCGACATCCTGGCGGAGCCCACCCGGCTGCGGGCCGCGTATCAGGAAGAAATCAACGCGTTTACTAGGCAAGTCGAAGTCGGCTGCCACGCCCAAGCAGCCGAGTACGTACAGGTCCGCACCGACCAACCGCTAGACGTAGTGCTGACGGCGCTGCTGGCGAAGCGTTCCAGAAGGTTGAAATGA
- a CDS encoding BatA domain-containing protein, whose product MPSFLLPLAFGFANLAVMGWVAAAAAPIIIHLWMRHTHRETPWAAVRFLQAAIQRRARRLKLQEWVLLSIRTLLILLVVFAASKPFLERWGLLGASVRTHRMLVVDASMSMAMENDGVTPLDRARQLAAQLVDKSGSGDVFTLVEMTQSPRATLPSPVADRARVRRMLGAVEQAYGAAKIAEVLPVVKTTLETARAELRGIDRHEVLFFTDLARSSWDLTTAGGQADRLLTALAEEAQVNVVDTGVAGATNAAVTSIELVERLPTAGRPMTVRATLSAFGRGGGATVELLADGLPIAERQATLDPASAVTVEFAHRFDRPGIHTLEARLGSDALPPDDVRGLAIALQRQVSVLCVEGRRDDARLVSRALAPEGAADSAIRVEVVSDAQFDSTKLDRFSAVFFCNVPRFSEPSADRLAGFLQGGGGAAFFLGDLVDPANYRQVLGPIGADGAAPTTGPLSLNGPSLGVATALTSALLQAPATAGRPALLPALVGEAVSDPSYRLDPLDYKHPIAAPFEGRQRAGLLTTPVTRFFQLTPTPGVGEVALGLPSGAPLIVTGGGRGGGRVAVVATDGSLNSIDPATGGPWTAMPAWPSFLPIVRELLFDVAQSEQAAAVLPGQTLSGRLSGDAAGGPQGMDLSVLRPDGTQESIALPAGARQWRYPRTDRLGVYRIAAGDSSQSVGVGIVNADPAESDPQRIAAGSMPAGVNVSRVAASDDAPATIDQPAPVHRGLLYSALGLALLETVLASRWGRGGK is encoded by the coding sequence GTGCCTAGTTTTCTTCTTCCCCTCGCCTTCGGCTTCGCGAACCTCGCCGTAATGGGCTGGGTGGCGGCCGCTGCTGCGCCGATCATTATCCACCTGTGGATGCGGCACACGCACCGGGAGACCCCTTGGGCGGCGGTGCGGTTCCTGCAAGCGGCGATCCAGCGGCGGGCCCGCCGGCTGAAGCTGCAGGAGTGGGTCCTGCTGTCGATCCGCACGCTGCTGATCCTGCTGGTGGTGTTCGCGGCGTCCAAACCGTTCTTAGAGCGGTGGGGGCTGTTGGGGGCGAGCGTTCGCACCCACAGGATGCTGGTCGTGGACGCCTCGATGTCGATGGCGATGGAGAACGACGGCGTCACGCCGCTGGACCGCGCCCGGCAGTTGGCGGCTCAGTTGGTCGACAAGTCGGGGTCCGGCGACGTGTTTACGCTGGTCGAGATGACCCAATCGCCCCGCGCCACGCTGCCGTCGCCGGTCGCCGACCGCGCGCGGGTGCGGCGGATGCTGGGCGCCGTTGAGCAGGCCTACGGGGCCGCCAAGATCGCCGAGGTTCTGCCGGTGGTGAAGACCACGCTTGAGACGGCGCGCGCGGAGCTCCGCGGCATCGACCGGCACGAGGTGCTCTTCTTCACCGACCTCGCGCGTTCGTCCTGGGATCTCACCACCGCGGGGGGCCAGGCCGACCGCTTGCTCACCGCGCTCGCAGAAGAGGCGCAGGTGAACGTGGTCGACACGGGCGTGGCCGGCGCCACCAACGCCGCCGTGACCTCGATCGAGCTTGTCGAGCGTCTGCCGACCGCGGGCCGACCGATGACGGTCCGCGCTACGTTGTCGGCCTTTGGCCGAGGGGGGGGCGCCACGGTCGAGCTGCTGGCCGACGGCTTGCCGATCGCCGAACGGCAGGCGACGCTCGATCCCGCGTCGGCCGTGACGGTCGAGTTCGCCCACCGGTTCGACCGGCCCGGGATCCACACGCTGGAGGCGCGGCTCGGCAGCGACGCGCTCCCGCCGGACGACGTCCGCGGCCTGGCGATCGCGCTGCAGCGGCAGGTCAGCGTGCTCTGTGTCGAAGGACGCCGCGACGATGCACGGCTGGTTTCTCGGGCGCTTGCGCCAGAGGGGGCCGCAGACTCAGCGATCCGAGTCGAGGTGGTGTCTGACGCCCAGTTCGATTCAACCAAGCTCGACCGGTTCTCGGCGGTCTTCTTTTGCAACGTTCCTCGCTTCAGCGAACCCAGCGCCGACCGATTAGCGGGCTTCTTGCAGGGAGGGGGCGGCGCCGCCTTCTTTCTGGGGGACCTGGTCGATCCCGCCAACTACCGTCAGGTGCTGGGTCCCATCGGCGCCGACGGGGCTGCTCCGACGACGGGCCCGCTCTCGTTGAACGGCCCGTCGCTGGGGGTCGCGACCGCGCTCACCAGCGCCCTCCTGCAGGCCCCCGCCACGGCGGGCCGCCCGGCGTTGTTGCCGGCGCTTGTCGGCGAGGCGGTCTCGGATCCCTCGTATCGGCTCGACCCGCTGGACTACAAACACCCGATCGCGGCGCCGTTTGAGGGGCGCCAGCGTGCCGGCCTGCTCACGACCCCCGTGACGCGGTTCTTTCAGCTCACGCCTACGCCTGGGGTCGGCGAGGTCGCGCTGGGGCTCCCGAGCGGCGCGCCGCTGATCGTGACCGGCGGTGGGCGCGGGGGGGGACGCGTGGCCGTAGTGGCCACCGACGGCTCGCTCAACTCGATCGATCCAGCGACCGGGGGCCCCTGGACCGCCATGCCGGCCTGGCCCAGCTTCTTGCCCATCGTCCGCGAGCTGCTGTTTGACGTGGCGCAGTCCGAACAGGCCGCTGCGGTGCTGCCCGGCCAAACGCTCAGCGGGCGCTTGAGCGGCGATGCAGCAGGGGGACCGCAGGGGATGGACCTTTCGGTCCTGCGGCCCGACGGAACCCAAGAATCTATCGCGCTGCCGGCCGGGGCGCGTCAGTGGCGTTACCCACGCACCGACCGCCTGGGCGTCTACCGCATCGCCGCGGGCGACTCCTCGCAATCGGTCGGCGTGGGGATCGTGAACGCCGATCCGGCCGAGAGTGATCCGCAGCGAATCGCGGCCGGTTCGATGCCCGCGGGGGTAAACGTGAGCCGCGTCGCCGCGTCGGACGACGCCCCCGCCACGATCGACCAACCCGCCCCCGTGCACCGTGGGCTGCTCTACAGCGCGCTCGGGCTGGCGCTGCTAGAGACGGTGCTCGCCTCGCGGTGGGGCAGGGGGGGCAAGTAA
- a CDS encoding vWA domain-containing protein, with the protein MDPRTTDVVWKLETHWAWAPWLTTLVVAAAVAIVVHAYVRESSPAGRSYRTMLALLRLTTLALIAAMLTEALLAGVRTARPRLAVVLDRSASMSTEDYYPAGELPDALADALPSNPSRYALARAALTAENGRLLKAIGKNFDVAVRDTGGGEVSLETEDDAAPAWAGESRLGDAVLRALDDPSGPPQGVLLLSDGQNTAGRSLSEAAESARRLGVPLLAVGVGRDSAPPDVELGDLIVDDVTFVDDLLAFRATLRVQASTAEQVRVTLTRDGGAAPLAEQTIDVPTGASSHDVLLVYRPESPGSLRAAISAAAVTGERDASNNKLTRTIDVRDQKIKVLLAAAYPNYEFRYLKNLIDRDSTVESSTFLQESDLDYTATDPTAVARLPITARELAQYDAVVLIDFDPRQAPRSFWGGLRQFVVETGGGVVFVAGPRSLPHDYAAIADFAELAPIDPSGSPAAAGKPVDAFRVAPTPFGLQAPSLQLGTAPDETRRLWTQLEPLYWWTDIGQLKPAAQVWATHPTALTGAGKPAPLIVAQYAGAGRVVMHAIDSTWRWRRRTGDALFARYWVQTLRWLARGKLLAENRSTRLATDRTNYEVGQTVRVEVQQGSAGDQPPGVLLQTDGGEQQRLELSPVAGAAGRYAASLGSLAAGEYRLLLAGADPDAPRGAGAVSAAFRVTPPPGEMSRLQRNREALRAAADRSRGAYFDIEQVDQLAGALPPGRAVAVEPLPPVELWNRWWMLLAITGCLTTEWILRKRKAML; encoded by the coding sequence ATGGACCCACGCACAACCGACGTCGTCTGGAAGCTCGAAACGCACTGGGCGTGGGCGCCCTGGCTCACCACGCTGGTGGTAGCGGCCGCGGTGGCGATTGTGGTGCACGCGTACGTACGCGAGTCGTCGCCGGCGGGGCGGTCCTACCGCACGATGCTGGCGCTGTTGCGGCTGACGACGCTCGCCTTGATCGCCGCGATGCTAACCGAGGCGCTGCTGGCCGGCGTGCGCACCGCGCGTCCCAGGCTGGCGGTAGTGCTCGACCGCTCCGCCAGCATGAGCACCGAAGACTACTACCCCGCGGGGGAGTTGCCGGACGCACTAGCGGACGCGCTGCCCAGCAATCCTTCACGCTACGCCCTGGCCCGCGCCGCGCTCACCGCCGAGAACGGCCGGCTGCTCAAGGCGATCGGCAAGAACTTCGATGTGGCCGTCCGGGACACGGGCGGCGGAGAGGTGTCGCTGGAAACAGAGGATGACGCGGCGCCGGCCTGGGCCGGAGAGTCGCGGCTTGGAGACGCGGTGCTGCGGGCGCTCGACGACCCGTCGGGCCCCCCGCAGGGAGTGCTGCTGCTTTCCGATGGCCAGAACACCGCCGGCCGATCGCTGAGCGAAGCGGCCGAATCGGCCCGCCGGCTAGGGGTGCCGCTGCTCGCCGTCGGTGTGGGCCGCGACTCGGCGCCGCCGGACGTAGAGCTGGGCGACCTGATTGTCGACGACGTGACGTTTGTCGACGACCTGCTGGCGTTCCGCGCCACGCTGCGCGTGCAGGCATCGACCGCCGAGCAGGTGCGTGTGACCCTCACCCGCGACGGGGGGGCCGCACCGCTGGCCGAGCAGACGATCGACGTGCCGACCGGCGCCTCGTCGCACGACGTGCTGCTGGTCTACCGCCCCGAGTCTCCCGGTTCGCTCCGCGCGGCGATCTCCGCGGCCGCGGTGACCGGCGAACGCGACGCGTCGAACAACAAGCTCACGCGCACGATCGACGTCCGCGACCAGAAGATCAAGGTCTTGCTCGCGGCGGCCTACCCCAACTACGAGTTCCGCTACCTCAAGAACCTGATCGACCGCGACTCGACGGTCGAGTCGTCGACGTTCCTGCAGGAGTCGGACCTCGACTACACCGCCACCGACCCCACGGCCGTGGCCCGGCTGCCGATCACCGCGCGAGAGCTGGCGCAGTACGACGCGGTGGTGCTGATCGACTTCGACCCCCGGCAGGCGCCGCGGTCGTTCTGGGGGGGGCTGAGGCAGTTCGTGGTAGAGACCGGCGGAGGGGTGGTGTTCGTCGCGGGGCCGCGGTCGCTGCCGCACGACTACGCCGCGATCGCCGACTTCGCCGAGCTAGCGCCGATCGACCCCAGCGGGTCGCCCGCGGCGGCCGGCAAGCCTGTCGATGCGTTCCGCGTGGCGCCGACTCCGTTTGGATTGCAGGCGCCCAGCTTGCAACTGGGGACCGCGCCCGACGAGACCCGTCGGCTGTGGACCCAGCTCGAGCCGCTCTATTGGTGGACCGACATCGGCCAACTGAAGCCGGCCGCGCAGGTGTGGGCGACGCACCCCACCGCCCTCACCGGCGCCGGCAAGCCGGCCCCGCTGATCGTCGCCCAATACGCGGGGGCGGGTCGCGTGGTGATGCACGCGATCGACTCCACGTGGCGGTGGCGGCGCCGGACCGGCGACGCGCTCTTCGCCCGCTACTGGGTTCAGACCCTCCGCTGGCTCGCCCGCGGCAAGCTGCTGGCCGAGAACCGATCGACCCGCCTGGCGACCGACCGCACCAACTACGAGGTAGGCCAAACCGTTCGAGTCGAGGTGCAGCAGGGGTCGGCCGGCGATCAGCCACCGGGCGTGCTGCTGCAGACCGACGGGGGAGAGCAGCAACGGCTCGAGCTCTCCCCGGTCGCCGGCGCGGCCGGGCGCTACGCGGCGTCGCTCGGCAGCCTAGCGGCGGGAGAGTACCGGTTGCTCCTGGCCGGCGCCGATCCAGACGCCCCGCGGGGGGCCGGCGCCGTGTCGGCCGCGTTCCGCGTCACCCCCCCACCCGGCGAGATGAGCCGCCTCCAGCGCAACCGCGAGGCGCTCCGCGCCGCGGCCGATCGCTCCCGCGGCGCCTACTTCGACATCGAGCAGGTCGATCAGCTAGCCGGAGCGCTGCCGCCGGGCCGCGCGGTGGCGGTAGAGCCGCTCCCGCCGGTCGAACTCTGGAACCGCTGGTGGATGCTGCTGGCGATCACCGGCTGCCTGACGACCGAATGGATTTTGCGTAAACGCAAGGCGATGCTCTAA
- a CDS encoding coiled-coil domain-containing protein → MHPLKQQVEQLASRLRRRGRAAAGLTVVSLVVGAALALMLADALLRPSDPGLRWIALGLVLGLAAWALYRWREGLSGRGWTPLAAARRLEQRQPALGSRLSSALAFVDQREDDPLAGSSDLRRAVVMRATSELERVDVETALDRAPLQRGLRAAGAVAAAALLFLFVAPHAFLLAGQRLAAPWAQAYWPRLHHLEVVDPPTRLARGGRFETSVIDASGTLPESVALQFRSETNGRSRVDETPMRPAGDRFVLDRENVQRSFAFRAVGGDDETMRWIEVEVVDPPAVEKFSVEVAPPEYTGVAPAGSDRHLRVLDGSRVTLRGEAKAPIAAAQVRVGGAVATPLEVSAPRAFATGPAGWRVRLQESDAESLPGSESTSYAIGLAAADGMRGESKPWRLRIEADPPPVVEWDTPGEDLYLAPTAVIRVSGRAADNLAVANLTLVAKRGVGEAAVTQRVALWQGAADPPKRDTAFPAAADRQTGAAELPLGPMQLAFGEQLSLTLEAEDYRPGTGRATAERRVTIITPEELDELLADRQTQLLQAMQRALADQRQAREDARRADGALQAGAPAAEALDGIALAGDAQRLADQAVSEPKRGAAQLARGLLEQLTMNGAARPELQSQLEQVAERLDAVAQQAMNEASRALAKARQAVAAGEPADRSREPLAEAIDQQSAAAAELEALIDELGDWNQLERLATRLGELRDDLQQLQSRTARGAAAQAAGAAAEDGEQIAEEQADIARRFEKLQQAMKDAAQSGAPASDRVADALAQSQSRGTASKLRDAQRDVQQDALGRASQSQQSAAEDMAQMLDALRQQTPTDADKLASELREARDQLQKMRDQLDQARDQQARGENVSPQNEQLAQQAQQMAQKLDRLTAPDASQSAQSASGEMSQASQAGEQGGRQEEREAMEQADQDLADAQQKIDERLEELEEEQMRRILDQVAELVEGFIRRQTEALDGTLRADSERQSSGVEPAAIKDAIETLAGDERTLATDVEDAAQLAAMRKVFNLALLAAADELRAAAELLDRGDTGRETQRREMAALSRLKHVAQVLRREPPEPDPDAEQPPGDGGGQGGQQPPEGEPPIDIAELKLIRLMQVELKAQTAVLTADLADAAGDGPPAEQAKQRSAELAAQQRQLAELVQELMQRNNNAQGGDDGFNL, encoded by the coding sequence ATGCACCCACTCAAGCAACAAGTCGAACAACTCGCTTCGCGGCTCCGGCGGCGGGGGCGGGCGGCGGCTGGGCTGACGGTGGTTAGCCTGGTGGTTGGCGCTGCGCTTGCGTTGATGCTTGCCGACGCGTTGCTGCGGCCAAGCGACCCCGGGCTGCGGTGGATCGCTCTGGGCCTGGTGCTTGGGCTGGCGGCTTGGGCCCTGTACCGCTGGCGGGAGGGCCTGTCGGGGCGCGGTTGGACCCCGCTGGCCGCGGCGCGCCGCCTAGAGCAGCGGCAGCCGGCGCTCGGCAGCCGGCTCTCCAGCGCGCTCGCGTTTGTCGATCAACGAGAAGACGATCCCCTGGCCGGGTCGTCGGACCTGCGTCGGGCGGTCGTGATGCGGGCGACGTCCGAGCTTGAGCGCGTCGACGTAGAAACGGCGCTCGACCGGGCGCCCCTCCAACGCGGCCTCCGCGCGGCGGGGGCCGTTGCGGCAGCGGCTCTGCTGTTCTTGTTCGTGGCGCCGCACGCCTTCTTGCTGGCCGGGCAGCGGCTCGCCGCGCCGTGGGCCCAGGCCTATTGGCCGCGGCTGCACCACTTGGAGGTCGTCGACCCCCCCACACGGCTGGCCCGCGGCGGACGGTTCGAGACGAGTGTGATCGATGCCAGCGGCACGCTCCCCGAGTCGGTTGCGTTGCAGTTCCGCAGCGAGACCAACGGACGCAGCCGGGTCGATGAAACGCCGATGCGGCCCGCCGGCGACCGGTTTGTCCTCGACCGCGAGAACGTGCAGCGTTCGTTCGCGTTCCGGGCCGTAGGGGGCGACGACGAAACGATGCGCTGGATCGAGGTGGAGGTCGTCGACCCGCCGGCCGTAGAAAAGTTCTCGGTAGAAGTGGCGCCGCCGGAATACACCGGTGTGGCGCCGGCCGGCAGCGACCGCCACCTGAGGGTGCTCGACGGCAGTCGTGTGACGCTGCGGGGCGAGGCAAAAGCGCCGATCGCCGCAGCCCAAGTCCGCGTTGGCGGCGCCGTCGCGACGCCGCTGGAGGTCTCCGCGCCTCGGGCGTTCGCCACGGGACCGGCCGGGTGGCGTGTCAGGCTGCAAGAGTCCGACGCAGAGTCGCTTCCTGGCTCTGAATCGACGAGCTACGCCATCGGCCTGGCGGCCGCCGATGGCATGCGTGGCGAGAGCAAGCCGTGGCGGTTGCGGATCGAGGCCGACCCGCCGCCGGTGGTGGAGTGGGACACGCCGGGCGAAGACCTCTACTTGGCGCCTACCGCCGTGATCCGGGTCTCGGGGCGCGCGGCAGACAACCTAGCGGTGGCTAACCTAACCCTGGTCGCCAAGAGGGGCGTTGGCGAAGCAGCCGTGACCCAGCGCGTCGCCCTGTGGCAGGGCGCCGCCGACCCCCCGAAACGCGACACGGCATTCCCCGCCGCGGCCGATCGCCAGACCGGCGCCGCGGAATTGCCGCTCGGTCCGATGCAACTGGCGTTCGGCGAGCAGTTGTCGCTGACCCTCGAAGCAGAAGACTACCGCCCCGGCACCGGCCGCGCCACCGCGGAGCGGCGGGTGACGATTATCACGCCAGAGGAACTCGATGAGTTGCTGGCAGACCGCCAGACCCAACTGCTGCAGGCCATGCAGCGCGCGCTCGCCGACCAACGCCAGGCCAGGGAAGACGCCCGCCGGGCGGACGGGGCCCTGCAGGCGGGCGCCCCGGCAGCCGAGGCGCTCGACGGCATCGCGCTGGCCGGCGACGCGCAGCGGCTCGCGGACCAAGCGGTGTCCGAACCAAAGCGGGGCGCCGCGCAGCTCGCCCGCGGGTTGCTCGAGCAGCTCACGATGAACGGCGCCGCGCGGCCCGAGTTGCAGTCGCAGCTAGAGCAGGTAGCCGAGCGGCTCGACGCGGTCGCCCAGCAGGCCATGAACGAGGCGTCGCGGGCCCTCGCCAAGGCCCGGCAAGCGGTCGCTGCCGGTGAACCGGCCGACCGGTCGCGTGAGCCCTTGGCCGAGGCGATCGATCAGCAGTCGGCCGCCGCCGCGGAGCTGGAGGCCCTGATCGACGAGCTCGGGGACTGGAACCAGCTTGAGCGGCTGGCGACCCGTCTGGGCGAGCTGCGAGACGATCTGCAACAGCTTCAGTCCCGCACCGCCCGTGGAGCGGCCGCGCAGGCCGCCGGCGCCGCCGCCGAAGACGGGGAACAAATCGCCGAGGAGCAGGCCGACATCGCCCGGCGTTTCGAGAAGCTCCAGCAGGCGATGAAGGACGCCGCCCAAAGCGGCGCGCCCGCGTCCGACCGGGTGGCCGACGCGCTGGCCCAGTCGCAGTCTCGCGGCACCGCGTCGAAGCTGCGCGACGCGCAGCGCGACGTGCAACAGGACGCCCTGGGACGGGCGTCGCAGTCGCAGCAGTCGGCCGCAGAAGACATGGCGCAGATGCTCGATGCCCTGCGCCAGCAGACGCCGACCGACGCTGACAAGCTAGCCAGCGAGCTGCGTGAGGCCCGCGACCAGTTGCAGAAGATGCGCGACCAGCTCGATCAGGCCCGCGACCAGCAGGCGCGCGGCGAGAACGTTTCTCCGCAGAACGAGCAGCTTGCGCAGCAGGCCCAGCAGATGGCGCAGAAGCTCGATCGGCTCACTGCGCCGGACGCCTCGCAGAGCGCCCAGAGCGCTTCGGGAGAGATGTCGCAAGCGAGCCAGGCGGGCGAGCAGGGGGGGCGCCAAGAGGAACGCGAAGCGATGGAGCAGGCAGACCAAGACCTGGCCGACGCGCAGCAGAAGATCGACGAGCGTCTTGAGGAGCTGGAGGAAGAACAGATGCGGCGTATCCTCGACCAGGTGGCCGAGCTGGTCGAGGGCTTCATCAGACGACAGACCGAAGCGCTCGACGGGACGCTGAGGGCCGACTCCGAGCGGCAGTCTTCGGGGGTAGAGCCTGCTGCGATCAAGGACGCGATCGAGACGCTGGCCGGGGACGAGCGTACTCTGGCCACCGATGTAGAAGACGCGGCCCAACTCGCGGCGATGCGGAAGGTGTTCAACCTGGCGCTGCTGGCCGCCGCGGACGAGCTGCGGGCCGCGGCCGAGCTGCTGGACCGGGGCGACACGGGACGCGAGACGCAGCGGCGAGAAATGGCGGCGTTGTCGCGGCTGAAGCATGTCGCCCAGGTGCTGCGGAGAGAGCCGCCGGAACCCGACCCGGACGCCGAGCAGCCCCCCGGCGACGGCGGAGGCCAGGGGGGGCAACAACCGCCGGAGGGCGAACCCCCGATCGATATCGCCGAGCTGAAGCTGATCCGGCTGATGCAGGTGGAGCTGAAGGCGCAAACCGCGGTGCTCACCGCCGATCTGGCGGACGCCGCTGGCGATGGCCCCCCCGCCGAGCAGGCGAAGCAGCGTTCGGCGGAGCTAGCGGCCCAGCAGCGGCAGCTTGCCGAGCTGGTCCAGGAGCTGATGCAGCGTAATAATAATGCCCAGGGCGGCGACGACGGCTTTAACCTATAG
- a CDS encoding prenyltransferase/squalene oxidase repeat-containing protein, which translates to MVSPFLSISLRLCASARGFLRCYCAAAFPWCLLAGAALGQGELITPATDAAIDRGLRYLSGAQLQDGSFGTVGYGRNAAVVALGGMAMLGSGSEPGRGPYGKQLDRCIEYLMANTDASGFINADGASSHGPMYGHGFATLFLAEAYGQSDRRELRDKLESAVQLIISAQNDEGGWRYTPQPVDADLSVTICQIMALRAARNAGVFVPNQTVDRCIAYVRRCQNPDGGFGYTPQDRSSLFPRSAAGVVALYNAGVYEGAEIDRGLKYLLAQRPDGRLAARQGHFYYGQYYAVQAMWQAGGEPWDTWYPAVRDTLLGLQQGDGSWADSNGPQYGAAMALIVLQTPNDMIPIFQR; encoded by the coding sequence GTGGTTTCACCGTTTCTCTCAATCTCTCTGCGCCTCTGCGCCTCTGCGAGAGGTTTTCTGCGTTGCTACTGCGCCGCAGCGTTCCCGTGGTGCCTCCTGGCCGGCGCCGCGCTCGGCCAAGGGGAGCTGATCACCCCCGCCACCGACGCCGCCATCGATCGGGGATTGCGCTACCTCTCCGGGGCGCAGCTCCAGGATGGCTCGTTCGGCACCGTGGGCTATGGCCGTAACGCTGCGGTGGTCGCCCTGGGCGGGATGGCGATGCTGGGCTCTGGGAGCGAGCCGGGCCGCGGCCCCTACGGCAAGCAGCTCGACCGCTGCATCGAGTACCTGATGGCCAACACGGACGCCAGTGGGTTCATCAACGCAGACGGCGCCAGCAGCCACGGGCCCATGTACGGTCACGGCTTCGCGACACTGTTCCTGGCCGAGGCCTACGGCCAGAGCGACCGCCGCGAGCTGAGGGACAAGCTGGAGTCGGCGGTGCAGCTAATCATCAGCGCCCAGAACGATGAAGGGGGCTGGCGTTACACGCCGCAGCCGGTGGACGCGGACCTGTCGGTCACGATCTGCCAGATCATGGCCCTGCGGGCGGCGCGCAACGCGGGCGTCTTTGTTCCGAACCAGACGGTCGACCGCTGCATCGCCTACGTGCGCAGGTGTCAGAACCCCGACGGCGGCTTCGGCTACACCCCGCAGGATCGATCGAGCCTGTTCCCACGGTCCGCGGCGGGCGTTGTGGCGCTGTACAACGCGGGCGTGTACGAGGGGGCAGAGATCGACCGCGGCCTGAAGTACCTGCTCGCCCAGCGGCCCGACGGTCGGCTGGCGGCGCGGCAGGGGCACTTCTACTACGGACAGTACTACGCGGTGCAGGCGATGTGGCAGGCGGGCGGCGAGCCGTGGGACACTTGGTACCCGGCGGTCCGCGACACCCTGCTTGGTCTCCAGCAGGGGGACGGCTCTTGGGCCGATTCCAACGGCCCGCAGTACGGCGCCGCGATGGCGCTGATCGTGCTGCAGACCCCCAACGACATGATCCCCATCTTTCAGCGATGA